In Quercus robur chromosome 11, dhQueRobu3.1, whole genome shotgun sequence, the following proteins share a genomic window:
- the LOC126707338 gene encoding pollen receptor-like kinase 3 — MQLTPHTQHDTLPSQTQTQTQTYQQNQKRNTKQKKLREEPHINPLSSEQRLVSTGTCLISGSAMAAVRVLLFFLLLLLPPLSFSLSEYEALIKLKQSFTRADRLSSWLPDSSPCSAKWVGIICFNGTVTGLHLTGLDISGTIDIEALNALQSLRTISLVNNSFSGPIPDFHRVGALKSLLLTGNQFSGEIPKDFFTHITSLKKFWISYNQFNGTIPESVTQLSHLIELHLEHNHFSGPIPPMKIPTLKQLDLSNNKLEGEIPESLSIFSVDSFKGNEGLCGKPLDKVCIGNNKTNNNTNANTNVPNEVPPEEKSHNFVVVVVLGIAALVFIAFAFFTCKQSSEEEDHFGMLGGREKVPDSVNVVEVHVPSSTSHRSNSRASETSRKGSSRKGSTHGKNGMSDLVMLNDDRGAFGLQDLMKAAAEVLGNGGLGSAYKAVMATGLSVVVKRLREMNRLQREGFDAEMRRFGRLRHRNILTPLAYHFRREEKLLVSEYIPKGSLLYVLHGDRGISHAELNWPIRLKIIQGMARGMGFLHTEFSSYELPHGNLKSSNVLLGDDYEPLLSDYGFHPLINTPNAVQSMFAYKSPEFTQYQEVSPKSDVYCLGIVILEILTGKFPSQYLSNGKGGIDVVQWVLTSMYERREDELIDPELLSYTNSRNQILQLLRIGAACTESNSEQRLDMREAIRRIEEVQI; from the exons ATGCAACTCACACCTCACACCCAACATGACACACTTCCctcccaaacccaaacccaaacccaaacttATCAACAGAACCAAAAAAGgaacaccaaacaaaaaaagctCAGAGAAGAACCACACATTAATCCTCTCTCCTCCGAACAGCGGCTGGTTTCTACTGGGACCTGCCTCATTTCCGGTTCAGCAATGGCCGCTGTTCGTGTTctccttttcttccttctcctcctcctccctcctctctctttttccttatcCGAATATGAGGCTCTTATCAAACTCAAACAATCCTTCACCCGTGCAGACAGGTTAAGTTCATGGCTTCCTGACTCCTCTCCTTGCTCAGCCAAGTGGGTTGGAATTATTTGCTTTAACGGCACTGTCACAGGCCTTCATCTCACAGGTTTAGACATCTCCGGGACGATAGATATTGAAGCTTTAAATGCACTTCAGAGCCTTCGAACAATCAGTTTGGTTAACAACTCCTTCTCAGGTCCTATCCCTGACTTTCACAGGGTTGGTGCTCTGAAGTCTCTCTTATTAACAGGAAACCAGTTCTCTGGTGAAATACCGAAAGATTTCTTTACCCATATTACTTCTTTGAAGAAATTCTGGATTTCTTATAACCAATTCAATGGTACCATACCTGAATCTGTGACACAACTATCCCATCTCATAGAATTACACCTTGAGCACAACCATTTTTCAGGACCTATCCCTCCTATGAAAATACCTACCTTGAAACAACTCGATTTGTCCAATAACAAGTTGGAAGGTGAAATCCCTGAGAGCTTGTCCATTTTTAGTGTGGACTCGTTTAAAGGAAATGAAGGCCTTTGTGGGAAGCCGCTGGACAAGGTTTGCATAGGcaataataaaactaataataatactaatgcTAATACTAATGTTCCTAATGAAGTACCACCTGAAGAAAAGTCCCACAACTTCGTGGTGGTCGTGGTGCTTGGCATTGCAGCGCTTGTTTTTATCGCATTTGCATTTTTCACTTGCAAGCAGAGCAGTGAGGAGGAGGATCACTTTGGTATGCTTGGTGGAAGAGAAAAAGTGCCAGACTCTGTCAATGTGGTTGAAGTGCATGTGCCGAGTTCTACTTCTCACCGCAGCAACAGCAGGGCATCAGAGACGAGCCGGAAAGGCAGCTCGAGAAAGGGTTCAACCCATGGAAAGAATGGGATGTCTGATCTTGTAATGCTGAATGATGACAGGGGTGCATTTGGGTTGCAGGATTTGATGAAGGCCGCGGCGGAGGTGTTAGGGAATGGCGGGTTGGGGTCTGCCTATAAGGCTGTGATGGCCACTGGGTTGTCCGTGGTGGTGAAGAGGTTGAGGGAGATGAATAGATTACAGAGAGAAGGGTTTGATGCCGAGATGAGACGGTTTGGAAGACTAAGGCACCGGAATATCTTGACGCCTTTGGCTTACCATTTTCGAAGAGAGGAGAAGCTGTTGGTGTCTGAATACATTCCTAAAGGCAGCCTGTTGTATGTCTTACATG GTGATCGTGGAATTTCTCATGCCGAGCTGAATTGGCCTATTCGTCTGAAGATTATCCAAGGAATGGCACGTGGAATGGGGTTCCTCCATACTGAATTTTCTTCTTATGAGTTGCCTCATGGAAACCTCAAGTCCAGCAATGTTCTTCTAGGTGATGATTATGAGCCACTCCTAAGTGACTATGGCTTTCATCCACTAATCAACACACCCAATGCCGTACAATCAATGTTTGCCTATAAATCCCCTGAATTCACACAATACCAAGAAGTCTCTCCCAAGTCAGATGTTTATTGCCTTGGAATTGTCATTCTTGAAATCCTTACTGGCAAATTCCCCTCTCAATATCTTAGCAATGGCAAGGGTGGGATTGATGTTGTGCAATGGGTTCTAACCTCAATGTATGAAAGGAGAGAGGATGAATTGATCGATCCGGAGCTATTGAGCTATACTAATTCGCGCAATCAGATTTTGCAACTCCTCCGAATTGGGGCTGCTTGCACTGAAAGTAATTCTGAGCAACGGCTCGACATGAGGGAAGCCATTAGGAGGATAGAAGAGGTACAGATTTAA